The following proteins are encoded in a genomic region of Pikeienuella piscinae:
- a CDS encoding acetyl-CoA C-acyltransferase, which yields MSDPIVIVGAARTPMGGFQGELAGASASALGGAAIGAALERAGVAAADVDELLMGCVLPAGQGQAPARQAGFNAGLSEAVPATTLNKMCGSGMKAVMVAHDQLLAGNGDVVIAGGMESMSNAPYLLPKMRGGARLGHAEVKDHMFLDGLEDAYEPGRLMGDFAEDCAEKFQFTREAQDSYALESLSNAREAQANGGFAKEIVAVKIATRKGEVEVSEDEQPKSARPEKIPTLKPAFRKDGTITPANASSISDGAAALVLMRESEAKARGLTIRARILGHASHAQAPGWFTTAPVPAMKAVLAKAGWGGGDVDLWEVNEAFAVVPMAAMAEIGIEREKLNVNGGACALGHPIGASGARILVTLLHALEARGGQRGVASLCIGGGEGTAVALELA from the coding sequence ATGTCCGATCCAATCGTCATCGTCGGCGCCGCCCGCACGCCGATGGGCGGCTTTCAGGGTGAGCTTGCAGGGGCTTCGGCCTCCGCTCTTGGCGGCGCGGCCATCGGCGCGGCGCTGGAGCGGGCCGGGGTCGCGGCGGCGGATGTCGACGAATTGCTGATGGGGTGTGTGCTGCCGGCCGGGCAGGGGCAGGCGCCGGCGCGTCAGGCCGGGTTCAACGCCGGGCTTTCCGAGGCGGTTCCCGCGACGACGCTCAACAAGATGTGCGGCTCCGGCATGAAGGCGGTGATGGTCGCGCATGATCAGCTTCTGGCCGGCAACGGCGATGTCGTCATCGCCGGCGGCATGGAGTCGATGTCGAACGCGCCCTATCTCCTGCCGAAGATGCGCGGCGGGGCGCGGCTCGGCCATGCCGAAGTCAAGGATCACATGTTTCTCGACGGGCTGGAGGACGCCTATGAGCCCGGCCGGTTGATGGGCGACTTCGCGGAGGATTGCGCCGAGAAATTCCAGTTCACCCGCGAGGCGCAGGATTCCTACGCGCTCGAATCGCTCTCCAATGCGCGCGAGGCGCAGGCGAACGGCGGTTTCGCCAAGGAGATCGTCGCGGTGAAGATCGCGACCCGCAAGGGCGAGGTGGAGGTGAGCGAGGACGAGCAGCCGAAATCCGCGCGCCCGGAGAAGATCCCGACGCTGAAGCCGGCCTTCCGGAAGGACGGTACGATCACGCCGGCCAACGCCTCCTCGATCTCGGACGGGGCGGCGGCGCTGGTCCTGATGCGGGAATCGGAGGCGAAGGCGCGGGGGCTGACGATCCGCGCCCGCATCCTCGGCCACGCCAGCCACGCGCAGGCCCCCGGCTGGTTCACCACCGCGCCGGTTCCGGCGATGAAAGCCGTGCTGGCGAAGGCCGGCTGGGGGGGCGGCGATGTGGACCTCTGGGAGGTGAACGAGGCCTTCGCCGTGGTGCCGATGGCGGCGATGGCGGAGATCGGGATCGAGCGCGAGAAGCTCAACGTGAATGGCGGCGCCTGCGCGCTCGGCCACCCGATTGGGGCGTCGGGCGCACGGATTCTGGTCACGCTTCTTCACGCGCTGGAGGCGCGCGGCGGCCAGCGCGGCGTTGCTTCGCTCTGCATCGGCGGCGGTGAAGGGACGGCGGTGGCGCTGGAGCTGGCGTAG